From Aliarcobacter butzleri, the proteins below share one genomic window:
- a CDS encoding DEAD/DEAH box helicase produces the protein MHNKFDSNMNVLRNDILKNIYSGNDISEAELNLTDLSIYSRNNTFFSKLSNVIKRSVLDDSITLTNEQVECLNILEENNLFLSAPTSFGKTFIALEFIARNRILLENIIFVVPTISLMNELRRKCFNLFNDEFIIITSEAELDQYNHVAKKIMIVVPERISTKRFKEYINSNNIDFLVYDEIYKLKYEISSRDTNDRIIKMNYIYKYLINKSRKILLLGPFIRSVNFGKSNIKIEQFITNLNLVYNNIEKQPVKTIDNLEFLKDKQFVYFNSPNNIKKFLDKNELNTEDEQYKYDEDIIQWISENIHPEWYYSIYLKKGIGIHHGKTPLFLRKYIENEYSNPDGCIHTILCTSTLMEGINTPTNKLIIYDSPRGTFELNNLIGRVGRLNPQNPQIGNIQIFDEKILDLYNPEQWIDLKILYEVDTIETNSPEDEILYLDKSSIDGEPEKRIHDLKEILDSKFGIKMTEVIESEIEINLLNNFINIYDEITCHEKEWKVINDIKYKLLRSDNKYLGGLLTSNYSFASEDKFIFDAVYSLMINGGKLKPVINKFVIKYNPNVSDINNFIDALFQIDEFIKFKMMKMVGIYELFNSKNLFNKSKNRAFIQSIYMIESYFDSADGYERILSDLGIPQEDIILISNEISKYNDVFGTEKKLKKLMEIALFDNLSPFSKKIISGL, from the coding sequence ATGCATAATAAATTTGATTCAAATATGAATGTTTTAAGGAATGATATCCTCAAGAATATTTATAGTGGTAATGACATATCAGAGGCTGAGTTGAATCTTACCGATCTATCAATATACTCAAGAAACAACACTTTTTTTTCAAAATTGAGTAATGTGATAAAAAGGTCTGTATTAGATGATAGCATAACTCTAACAAATGAACAAGTTGAATGCTTAAATATATTAGAAGAGAATAATTTATTCTTAAGTGCCCCAACAAGTTTTGGGAAAACATTTATTGCTTTAGAGTTTATAGCACGAAATCGTATTTTATTGGAAAATATTATATTTGTTGTTCCCACAATATCTCTTATGAATGAGTTACGTAGAAAGTGTTTTAATTTATTCAATGATGAATTTATTATAATTACATCCGAAGCTGAACTTGATCAATATAATCATGTCGCTAAAAAAATCATGATTGTAGTACCTGAACGAATTAGTACAAAAAGATTTAAGGAATATATAAATAGCAATAATATCGATTTCCTAGTATATGACGAAATCTATAAACTTAAGTATGAAATATCTTCAAGAGATACGAATGACAGAATAATTAAAATGAATTATATCTATAAATACTTAATAAATAAATCACGCAAGATATTGTTACTTGGACCATTTATTAGGAGTGTAAATTTTGGTAAGAGTAATATAAAAATTGAGCAGTTCATTACAAATTTAAATCTTGTTTATAATAACATTGAAAAACAGCCTGTTAAAACTATTGATAATTTAGAATTTTTAAAAGATAAACAATTCGTATACTTCAATTCTCCTAATAATATAAAAAAATTCCTCGATAAAAACGAATTAAATACTGAAGATGAACAATACAAATATGATGAAGATATAATTCAATGGATATCTGAAAATATTCATCCTGAATGGTACTATTCTATTTATTTAAAAAAGGGGATAGGCATTCATCATGGGAAAACACCCTTATTTCTAAGAAAATATATTGAAAATGAATATTCTAATCCTGATGGTTGTATCCATACAATATTATGTACAAGTACATTAATGGAGGGTATCAATACGCCTACAAATAAACTAATAATTTATGATTCGCCACGTGGAACATTTGAATTGAATAATCTTATTGGCAGAGTTGGTCGTTTAAATCCACAGAATCCCCAAATAGGAAATATCCAAATATTTGATGAGAAAATACTTGACCTTTATAATCCAGAGCAGTGGATAGACCTTAAGATTTTGTATGAAGTAGATACAATAGAAACTAATAGTCCTGAGGACGAGATTTTATATTTAGATAAATCTTCAATAGATGGTGAACCAGAAAAAAGAATTCATGATTTAAAAGAAATTTTGGACTCAAAATTTGGAATTAAAATGACAGAGGTTATCGAATCAGAAATTGAAATTAATTTACTTAACAATTTTATCAATATTTATGATGAAATAACCTGCCATGAAAAAGAATGGAAAGTTATTAATGATATAAAATACAAGCTCCTTCGAAGCGATAATAAATATTTAGGAGGTTTATTAACAAGTAATTACTCATTTGCTTCTGAAGATAAATTTATTTTTGATGCAGTATATTCATTAATGATTAATGGAGGTAAGTTAAAACCTGTTATTAATAAATTCGTAATAAAATATAATCCTAATGTTAGTGATATCAATAATTTTATTGATGCTCTTTTTCAAATAGATGAATTTATAAAGTTTAAAATGATGAAGATGGTTGGTATTTATGAATTATTTAATAGCAAGAATTTATTCAACAAATCAAAAAATAGAGCATTTATTCAAAGTATTTACATGATAGAATCTTACTTTGATTCAGCAGATGGATATGAGCGTATATTAAGTGATTTAGGTATACCTCAGGAAGACATTATTCTTATATCCAACGAGATAAGTAAATATAATGATGTTTTTGGAACTGAAAAAAAGTTAAAGAAATTAATGGAAATAGCACTTTTTGATAATTTGTCACCATTCAGTAAAAAGATTATATCTGGATTATGA
- a CDS encoding tyrosine-type recombinase/integrase, with the protein MAKIVKPLTDTEIKKAKAKEKDYKLSDGENLYLVVKSNGTKFFRFDFSYTKKRKSMSFGIYPDISLKEARELREKAKEQLKQNINPIEAKSSNFGNISTFKYITEKWLKLMTSEWKHVTYELNENRLRMHVYPAIGDKPISSIEILDILNIIQKLQEKEYFEIAERILNVIERIYKYAVTYGYTKHNIIADIDKRTVFAKKIVIHRATLTKENEIKELLKDIKSYGELYKADISTIYALNIAPYLALRPYNIRLLEWNEVNFEKEYLDIPANKMKTNKDFVLPLSKQALEILKTIKPYSFDRSKYVFPSPTSNLKPFSDATLNHALMKLGYKDKITSHGFRAMFSTIAHEKIKEHGFHSDIIESCLAHAETNKIKAAYNRESKMKYYDEKKGLMQWWTDWLNKFN; encoded by the coding sequence ATGGCAAAAATAGTTAAACCTCTTACTGATACGGAAATTAAGAAAGCTAAAGCAAAAGAAAAAGATTATAAATTAAGTGATGGAGAAAATTTATACTTAGTTGTAAAATCTAATGGTACAAAATTCTTTAGATTCGATTTTAGTTACACAAAGAAAAGAAAATCTATGAGTTTTGGTATTTATCCAGATATTTCATTAAAAGAAGCTAGAGAATTAAGAGAAAAAGCAAAAGAACAATTAAAACAAAATATAAACCCTATTGAAGCTAAAAGCTCAAATTTTGGAAATATTTCAACTTTTAAATATATTACTGAGAAATGGCTCAAATTAATGACAAGCGAATGGAAACATGTAACTTACGAATTAAATGAAAATAGATTAAGAATGCATGTTTACCCTGCAATTGGAGATAAACCTATTTCATCAATAGAAATATTAGATATATTAAATATTATTCAAAAATTACAAGAAAAAGAATATTTCGAAATTGCAGAAAGAATTTTAAATGTTATAGAAAGAATTTATAAATATGCAGTTACTTATGGATATACAAAACATAATATAATTGCAGATATTGATAAAAGAACTGTTTTTGCTAAAAAGATAGTTATCCATAGAGCAACTTTAACAAAAGAGAATGAGATAAAAGAACTATTAAAAGATATAAAATCTTATGGAGAACTTTATAAAGCAGATATATCTACAATATATGCATTAAATATTGCTCCATATCTTGCATTAAGACCTTATAACATTAGATTACTTGAATGGAATGAAGTAAATTTTGAAAAAGAATATTTAGACATACCAGCAAATAAAATGAAAACTAATAAAGATTTTGTTTTACCTCTATCAAAACAAGCTCTTGAAATATTAAAAACAATAAAACCATATTCTTTTGATAGAAGTAAATATGTATTCCCCTCGCCTACTTCAAATTTAAAACCTTTTTCAGATGCAACATTAAATCACGCACTCATGAAACTTGGTTATAAAGATAAAATTACATCACATGGATTTAGAGCCATGTTTTCAACAATAGCCCATGAAAAAATAAAAGAACATGGATTTCATAGTGATATTATAGAATCTTGTTTAGCTCATGCAGAAACAAATAAAATTAAAGCTGCTTATAACAGAGAATCAAAAATGAAATATTATGATGAAAAAAAAGGGTTAATGCAATGGTGGACTGATTGGTTAAATAAATTTAATTAA
- a CDS encoding PIN domain-containing protein: protein MIIYLDTNIFYKNWYFDNPHFKYLFHFINNEGHTLLISKLVIQEIENIRNREIKSTLEDISKSMEFLNKRLLNNVKFDDTAIINQEYDFEKLLKEFINYSNIRILDYIDVKQEEVVEKALYFKKPFQEEEKGYRDTMIWLSLLDFIKTNNIKKDVIFISSNKNDFFEKKKKTISFHSDLLEDINKKEITTKIIPFETLFSFVKNTIDEALHSFDHSNPNFEHYLEVLGEEYLGTHDYRGEVFNFRSGAFTIKFSQIINVHVDMFEGMEDPEVLGAKKLDEDSVYVNFKYNLRRVTLTLEISKEEYFKYKDDISNKFYGTEFQEETVLISTIIRPYFDVSFIYDTLQEEVKDYSVDYLYIG from the coding sequence ATGATAATTTATTTAGACACTAATATTTTTTATAAAAATTGGTATTTTGATAATCCACATTTCAAATATTTATTTCATTTCATTAATAATGAAGGACATACTTTATTAATATCTAAACTAGTAATTCAAGAAATAGAAAATATTAGAAATAGAGAAATAAAATCTACATTAGAAGATATAAGTAAGAGTATGGAGTTTCTTAATAAAAGGTTGTTAAATAATGTGAAGTTTGATGATACTGCAATAATTAATCAAGAATATGACTTTGAAAAATTATTAAAAGAATTTATAAATTATTCAAATATTAGAATTCTTGATTACATTGATGTAAAACAAGAAGAAGTTGTAGAAAAAGCTTTATATTTTAAAAAACCATTTCAAGAAGAAGAAAAAGGATATAGAGACACTATGATTTGGCTTTCTCTTTTAGATTTTATTAAAACTAATAACATTAAAAAAGACGTCATCTTTATCTCTTCAAATAAAAATGATTTTTTTGAAAAAAAGAAAAAAACAATATCTTTTCATTCTGACTTATTAGAAGATATAAATAAAAAAGAGATAACAACAAAAATAATTCCCTTTGAAACACTCTTTAGTTTTGTCAAAAATACTATTGATGAAGCACTCCATTCTTTTGACCATAGCAATCCAAACTTTGAACATTATTTAGAAGTTCTAGGGGAGGAGTATTTGGGAACACATGATTACAGAGGAGAAGTTTTTAACTTTAGATCAGGTGCCTTTACTATAAAATTTTCTCAAATAATTAATGTTCATGTTGATATGTTTGAAGGTATGGAGGATCCAGAAGTATTAGGAGCTAAAAAATTAGATGAAGATAGTGTTTATGTAAATTTTAAATACAATTTAAGAAGAGTAACTCTTACCTTGGAAATCTCAAAAGAAGAATATTTTAAATATAAAGATGACATTTCAAATAAATTTTATGGTACTGAATTTCAAGAAGAAACAGTTTTAATATCAACTATTATACGACCATATTTTGATGTCAGCTTCATATATGATACTTTGCAAGAAGAAGTAAAAGATTACTCTGTTGATTATCTATATATAGGTTAA